From Pseudomonas poae, the proteins below share one genomic window:
- the crcB gene encoding fluoride efflux transporter CrcB, with protein sequence MLKTILAVSAAGIAGTLLRFATGTWVSANWPKHFYAATLAVNLVGCLIIGLLYGWFLLRPEVPIEIRAGLIVGFVGGLTTFSSFSLDTLRLLESGQALVAFGYLGISVFGGLLATWAGLSLTKL encoded by the coding sequence GTGCTCAAGACAATTCTTGCCGTGTCCGCAGCCGGCATCGCTGGTACATTATTGCGTTTCGCCACCGGTACGTGGGTGAGCGCCAACTGGCCGAAGCATTTTTATGCGGCGACCCTGGCGGTGAACCTGGTGGGTTGCCTGATCATCGGGCTGTTGTACGGCTGGTTTCTGTTGCGTCCGGAAGTCCCGATTGAAATTCGCGCCGGCTTGATTGTCGGCTTTGTAGGCGGTCTGACGACCTTTTCATCCTTTTCACTGGACACGCTGCGGCTGCTGGAAAGCGGGCAGGCCCTGGTCGCCTTCGGGTACCTGGGCATCAGCGTGTTCGGCGGGCTGCTCGCGACTTGGGCCGGCCTGTCCTTGACCAAACTTTGA
- the cysG gene encoding siroheme synthase CysG: MEFLPLFHNLRGSRVLVVGGGEIALRKSRLLADAGAVLRVVAPQIEDQLRELVQGSGGELILRGYQEADLDACSLIIAATDDEPLNAQVSSDAKRRCVPVNVVDAPALCSVIFPAIVDRSPLVIAVSSGGDAPVLARLIRAKLETWIPSTYGQLAGLAARFRAQVKGLYPDVQQRRAFWEEVFQGPIADRQLAGQGDEAERLLIEKVNGAPPYAPGEVYLVGAGPGDPDLLTFRALRLMQQADVVLYDRLVAPAILELCRRDAERVYVGKRRADHAVPQDQINQQLVDLAKQGKRVLRLKGGDPFIFGRGGEEIEELAAHGIPFQVVPGITAASGCAAYAGIPLTHRDYAQSVRFITGHLKDGTSDLPWHDLVGPSQTLVFYMGLIGLPIICEQLIKHGRAADTPAALIQQGTTSNQRVFTGTLADLPRMVAEHEVHAPTLVIVGEVVVLREKLKWFEGAQSQV, from the coding sequence ATGGAATTTCTGCCGCTGTTTCATAACCTGCGCGGCAGTCGTGTGTTGGTCGTCGGTGGCGGGGAGATTGCCTTGCGCAAATCCCGGCTGCTGGCCGACGCCGGTGCAGTGTTGCGGGTGGTTGCTCCCCAGATCGAAGACCAGTTGCGCGAACTGGTACAGGGCAGTGGCGGGGAACTGATTTTGCGCGGTTATCAGGAGGCCGACCTTGACGCCTGCAGCCTGATTATCGCCGCGACCGACGACGAACCCCTGAACGCGCAAGTGTCCAGTGATGCCAAGCGACGTTGTGTACCGGTCAATGTGGTGGACGCGCCAGCCTTGTGCAGCGTGATCTTCCCGGCGATTGTCGACCGCTCACCTTTGGTGATAGCGGTGTCCAGCGGCGGCGACGCGCCGGTGCTGGCGCGCTTGATCCGCGCCAAGCTGGAAACCTGGATCCCGTCCACCTATGGCCAACTGGCCGGGCTGGCGGCGCGTTTTCGTGCGCAGGTCAAAGGCTTGTACCCGGATGTACAGCAACGCCGTGCCTTCTGGGAAGAGGTGTTCCAGGGCCCGATTGCCGATCGCCAATTGGCCGGGCAGGGCGATGAGGCCGAGCGGCTGTTGATCGAAAAAGTCAACGGCGCGCCGCCGTATGCGCCGGGCGAGGTCTATCTGGTGGGCGCAGGCCCCGGTGATCCGGACCTGCTGACGTTCCGCGCCCTGCGCCTGATGCAGCAAGCCGACGTGGTGCTGTATGACCGCCTGGTGGCTCCGGCGATTCTGGAGCTGTGCCGTCGCGACGCCGAGCGTGTTTATGTCGGCAAGCGCCGCGCCGATCATGCGGTGCCGCAAGACCAGATCAACCAGCAGTTGGTGGACCTGGCCAAGCAAGGCAAGCGCGTGTTGCGCCTCAAGGGCGGTGACCCGTTCATCTTTGGCCGGGGCGGCGAAGAAATCGAAGAATTGGCGGCCCATGGCATCCCGTTCCAGGTGGTGCCGGGGATCACAGCGGCGAGCGGTTGCGCGGCGTATGCCGGGATTCCGCTTACCCATCGTGACTATGCGCAGTCGGTACGCTTTATCACCGGGCACTTGAAGGACGGGACGTCGGACCTGCCGTGGCATGACCTGGTGGGGCCGTCGCAGACCCTGGTGTTCTACATGGGCTTGATTGGCTTGCCGATCATCTGTGAGCAGCTGATCAAGCACGGTCGTGCGGCGGATACACCTGCGGCGTTGATCCAGCAGGGCACCACGTCCAACCAGCGTGTGTTTACTGGTACCCTGGCGGACTTGCCGCGCATGGTGGCGGAGCATGAAGTGCACGCGCCCACGCTGGTGATCGTCGGTGAGGTGGTGGTGTTGCGCGAGAAGTTGAAGTGGTTTGAAGGCGCTCAATCCCAAGTCTGA
- a CDS encoding glutathione S-transferase family protein, with amino-acid sequence MGLLIEGHWKDQWYESSADGAFQREQAQRRHWVTADGQPGPSGEGGFKAEAGRYHLYVSLACPWAHRTLIMRKLKGLESLIDVSVVSWLMLENGWTFDKTHGSTGDTLDDFEFMHQRYTADTADYTGRVTVPVLWDKKLKRIVSNESAEIIRMFNSAFNGLTGNTLDFYPEPLRPTIDALNERIYPAVNNGVYRAGFATSQKAYESAFDDVFAELDHLEQHLGDHRYLAGEYLTEADVRLFTTLIRFDAVYYSHFKCNLRRIADYPNLSNWLREMYQWPGVAETVDFAHIKGHYYASHRTINPTGIVPKGPSQKFDGAHDRDKLSGKSVLGTR; translated from the coding sequence ATGGGTTTGCTGATCGAAGGACACTGGAAAGACCAGTGGTACGAAAGTAGCGCAGATGGCGCTTTCCAGCGCGAACAGGCGCAACGCCGCCACTGGGTCACCGCCGACGGCCAACCTGGCCCCAGCGGCGAAGGTGGCTTCAAGGCCGAAGCCGGTCGCTATCACCTGTATGTCTCGCTCGCCTGCCCGTGGGCCCATCGCACGCTGATCATGCGCAAGCTCAAGGGCCTGGAAAGCCTGATCGACGTGTCCGTGGTCAGCTGGCTGATGCTGGAAAACGGCTGGACCTTCGACAAAACCCATGGCTCAACCGGCGACACGCTGGATGATTTCGAATTCATGCACCAGCGCTACACCGCCGACACCGCCGACTACACCGGGCGCGTCACGGTGCCAGTGCTGTGGGACAAAAAGCTCAAGCGCATCGTGAGCAATGAGTCGGCGGAAATCATCCGCATGTTCAACAGCGCGTTCAACGGGCTGACCGGCAACACCCTGGATTTCTACCCCGAGCCGCTGCGCCCGACCATCGATGCGCTGAACGAACGGATCTACCCGGCCGTGAACAACGGCGTGTATCGCGCGGGCTTCGCCACTTCGCAGAAGGCTTACGAAAGCGCATTTGATGATGTGTTTGCCGAACTGGATCACCTGGAACAACATTTGGGCGACCATCGCTACCTGGCCGGTGAATACCTGACCGAGGCCGACGTGCGGCTGTTTACCACGCTGATCCGCTTTGATGCGGTGTATTACAGCCACTTCAAATGCAATTTGCGGCGGATCGCGGATTACCCGAATCTGTCGAATTGGCTTAGGGAGATGTACCAGTGGCCAGGCGTGGCCGAGACGGTGGATTTTGCGCATATCAAGGGGCATTACTATGCCAGCCACCGCACGATTAACCCGACGGGGATTGTGCCGAAGGGGCCGTCACAGAAATTCGACGGCGCTCATGATCGCGACAAACTGAGCGGAAAATCGGTACTCGGCACCCGCTAA
- a CDS encoding glycosyl transferase family protein: MTNFAPLTLETPAEHPFAQFVRILGKGKRGARNLTRIEAREAMGMLLDEKVEDTQLGAFLMLLRHKEESPEELAGFTEAVRERLNAPALNVDIDWPTYAGKKRHLPWYLLAAKCLAQNGVRTLLHGGGAHTAGRLYTEQLLEGLQIPLCRNWQQVETAFEQGNLAFIPLGDWAPQLQRMIDLRNTLGLRSPIHSLARLLNPLNARCGLQSIFHPGYQGVHRDASGLLGDNVIVVKGDGGEVEINPDTISHLYGTTGGESWDEEWPALSAQRHVKPATLEPEQLKALWRGDIEDSYPQLALIATMALALRGLGHPREQAFEMAGQYWAARDKSI, encoded by the coding sequence ATGACCAACTTTGCCCCGCTGACCCTTGAAACCCCTGCCGAGCACCCTTTTGCGCAGTTCGTGCGCATCCTGGGCAAAGGCAAGCGCGGTGCGCGCAACCTCACGCGCATCGAGGCCCGTGAAGCCATGGGCATGTTGCTCGACGAAAAAGTCGAAGACACCCAGCTCGGCGCCTTCCTGATGTTGCTGCGCCACAAGGAAGAAAGCCCGGAGGAACTTGCCGGTTTCACCGAGGCCGTACGCGAGCGCTTGAACGCGCCGGCGCTGAACGTGGATATCGACTGGCCAACCTATGCCGGTAAAAAACGCCACCTGCCATGGTATTTGCTGGCGGCCAAATGCCTGGCGCAAAACGGCGTGCGCACCCTGCTGCACGGCGGCGGCGCACACACCGCCGGCCGGCTGTACACCGAGCAATTACTGGAGGGCTTGCAGATTCCCCTGTGCCGTAACTGGCAACAGGTCGAGACAGCCTTCGAGCAAGGCAACCTCGCATTTATCCCGCTGGGCGACTGGGCGCCGCAACTGCAGCGCATGATCGACCTGCGCAACACCCTGGGCCTGCGCTCGCCGATCCACTCCCTGGCGCGCTTGCTCAACCCGTTGAATGCGCGCTGCGGCCTGCAAAGTATTTTCCACCCCGGTTACCAGGGTGTGCACCGCGATGCCAGCGGCCTGCTGGGCGACAACGTGATCGTGGTCAAGGGCGATGGCGGCGAAGTCGAGATCAACCCTGACACGATCAGCCATCTGTATGGCACCACCGGTGGTGAAAGTTGGGACGAAGAGTGGCCCGCCCTCTCCGCCCAACGCCATGTCAAACCGGCCACCCTGGAGCCTGAGCAGTTGAAAGCGTTGTGGCGTGGTGATATCGAGGACAGCTACCCGCAACTGGCGCTGATCGCGACTATGGCGCTGGCCTTGCGCGGCCTGGGCCACCCACGGGAACAGGCGTTCGAAATGGCAGGGCAATACTGGGCTGCGCGGGACAAATCGATTTAA
- a CDS encoding TusE/DsrC/DsvC family sulfur relay protein, with product MNTLTVGARTLELDKDGYLVDLNDWSADVANALAAAETLELTADHWEILELLRGFYAEFQLSPATRPLIKYTALKLGPEKGNSLHLNKLFNGTPAKLAAKLAGLPRPTNCL from the coding sequence ATGAACACCCTGACCGTAGGCGCACGCACACTGGAACTGGACAAGGATGGTTACCTGGTCGACCTCAATGACTGGTCCGCAGACGTGGCCAACGCCCTCGCCGCTGCCGAAACACTGGAATTGACCGCCGACCACTGGGAAATCCTCGAGCTGCTGCGCGGTTTCTACGCCGAGTTTCAGCTGTCCCCTGCCACGCGCCCGCTGATCAAGTACACCGCCTTGAAACTGGGCCCGGAAAAGGGCAACAGCCTGCACCTCAACAAACTGTTCAACGGCACTCCCGCCAAACTTGCCGCCAAGTTGGCGGGCCTGCCCAGGCCGACGAATTGCTTATGA
- the tusB gene encoding sulfurtransferase complex subunit TusB codes for MSTLHVVSHSPFTDSRLASCLRVCGTEDAILLCGDGAYGLHNPALHTRGVKVFVLAEDMQARNLPLPDWADSVDYAGFVQLSIDYDKVNTWL; via the coding sequence ATGTCGACTTTACATGTGGTTTCCCACTCCCCCTTCACCGACAGCCGCCTGGCCAGTTGCCTGCGAGTGTGTGGCACCGAGGACGCGATCCTGCTATGCGGCGATGGCGCCTACGGGCTGCACAACCCGGCCTTGCACACCCGGGGCGTGAAGGTCTTTGTGCTGGCCGAAGACATGCAGGCACGCAACCTGCCCCTGCCGGACTGGGCCGACAGCGTGGACTATGCAGGCTTCGTGCAGCTGTCGATCGACTACGACAAGGTCAATACCTGGCTATGA
- the tusC gene encoding sulfurtransferase complex subunit TusC, translating into MSKSLLVISRQAPWAGPSAREALDIVLAGGAFDLPIGLLFMDDGVFQLAPNQNAKAVQQKDLSANLQALSLFGIDDVFACSHSLGERGLTPPATAQALDSAAICRLIDRYDQVITL; encoded by the coding sequence ATGTCCAAATCCCTATTGGTCATCAGTCGCCAGGCCCCGTGGGCCGGGCCGAGTGCACGCGAAGCGCTGGATATCGTGCTGGCCGGCGGCGCGTTTGATCTGCCGATCGGCTTGCTGTTCATGGATGACGGTGTGTTTCAACTGGCGCCGAACCAGAACGCCAAGGCTGTGCAGCAAAAGGACCTCAGCGCTAACCTGCAGGCATTGAGCCTGTTCGGCATTGACGACGTGTTCGCCTGCAGCCACAGCCTGGGCGAGCGCGGGCTGACACCGCCCGCCACTGCACAGGCGCTGGACAGCGCCGCTATTTGCAGGCTGATTGACCGTTACGACCAGGTGATTACCCTCTGA
- the tusD gene encoding sulfurtransferase complex subunit TusD, translating to MKFAIAVFCAAHAPSSRRALLFAQAALAGGHQIVRLFFYQDGVYSASNNIVVPQDEQDIARQWREFVSQHQLDAVVCIAAALRRGVLNTEEATRYQRSAVNLDAPWALSGLGQLHDAAQAADRLICFGGP from the coding sequence ATGAAGTTTGCAATTGCTGTGTTTTGCGCCGCCCACGCGCCCTCTTCGCGCCGCGCCTTGCTGTTCGCCCAGGCGGCGTTGGCCGGCGGGCACCAAATAGTGCGGCTGTTTTTCTACCAGGACGGCGTCTACAGCGCCTCCAATAACATCGTTGTGCCCCAGGATGAGCAAGACATTGCCCGCCAGTGGCGCGAGTTTGTCAGCCAGCACCAACTCGACGCCGTGGTATGCATCGCCGCCGCCTTGCGCCGTGGCGTGCTGAACACCGAGGAAGCCACGCGTTATCAACGCAGCGCGGTCAACCTGGATGCGCCGTGGGCGCTGTCGGGCCTAGGGCAACTGCATGACGCTGCCCAGGCCGCCGACCGCCTGATCTGCTTTGGAGGGCCGTGA
- a CDS encoding CaiB/BaiF CoA-transferase family protein produces the protein MSGPLASLKVLDFSTLLPGPFASLMLADMGAEVLRIESPTRMDLLRVLPPHDQGTSASHAYLNRNKRSLALDLKQAEALQIVYELVKEYDIVLEQFRPGVMGRLGLGYEALKAINPRLIYVSITGYGQTGPYKDRAGHDINYLALAGVASYTGRQGSGPLPLGVQLADVAGGSLHAVAGLLAAVISRHQSGVGQYLDVSMTDCSFSLNAMAGAGYLACGVEPGWESQVLNGGSFYDYYRSRDGRWMSVGSLEPAFMQQLCAALGRPELAAQGLSPEPRVQKALKVALQVEFEKRSFDELCELFAGVDACVEPVLTLSEAVAHPQLQARQLVSQVPRADGSSQAQIACPLKFSEGLPEPRHIGAAVGAHSDEVLGELGFSAQRIVDLRRAKVVG, from the coding sequence ATGTCAGGTCCCTTGGCGTCGCTTAAAGTGCTGGATTTTTCCACGCTGCTGCCCGGCCCGTTTGCCTCCCTGATGTTGGCGGACATGGGCGCCGAGGTGCTGCGTATCGAGTCGCCTACGCGCATGGACCTGCTGCGGGTGCTGCCGCCGCATGATCAGGGCACCTCCGCGAGCCATGCCTACCTCAACCGCAACAAGCGCAGCCTGGCACTCGACCTCAAGCAGGCCGAAGCGCTGCAGATCGTGTACGAGCTGGTCAAGGAATACGACATCGTCCTTGAGCAATTTCGCCCCGGGGTGATGGGGCGCCTCGGTCTGGGTTACGAAGCGTTGAAGGCGATCAACCCGCGGCTGATTTATGTGTCGATCACCGGTTACGGCCAGACTGGCCCTTACAAGGATCGCGCCGGGCACGACATCAACTACCTGGCGCTGGCCGGGGTGGCCAGTTACACCGGGCGCCAGGGCAGCGGGCCGTTGCCGCTGGGCGTGCAGTTGGCAGATGTGGCGGGCGGGTCGCTGCACGCGGTGGCGGGTTTGCTTGCCGCCGTGATCTCCCGGCATCAGAGCGGCGTCGGTCAATACCTGGATGTGAGCATGACCGATTGCTCATTCAGCCTGAACGCCATGGCCGGCGCCGGTTACCTGGCCTGTGGGGTCGAGCCCGGGTGGGAAAGCCAGGTGCTCAATGGGGGCAGTTTCTACGACTATTACCGCTCGCGTGATGGGCGCTGGATGTCGGTTGGCAGCCTGGAACCGGCGTTTATGCAGCAGCTGTGTGCGGCGTTGGGGCGTCCCGAGTTGGCGGCGCAAGGTTTGTCCCCCGAGCCCCGCGTGCAAAAAGCCCTCAAGGTGGCGCTGCAGGTCGAGTTTGAAAAGCGCAGCTTTGATGAGTTGTGTGAGTTGTTTGCCGGGGTGGATGCGTGCGTGGAGCCTGTTTTGACGCTGAGCGAGGCGGTGGCGCATCCGCAATTGCAGGCGCGGCAGTTGGTGAGCCAGGTGCCCAGGGCGGATGGCTCGAGCCAGGCGCAAATTGCCTGTCCGTTGAAATTTTCCGAGGGGTTGCCAGAGCCTAGGCATATTGGCGCGGCGGTGGGGGCGCACAGTGATGAAGTGCTGGGGGAGTTGGGGTTTAGTGCTCAGCGGATAGTGGATTTGCGACGGGCCAAGGTGGTTGGGTGA
- a CDS encoding SprT family zinc-dependent metalloprotease, whose protein sequence is MFPASRILFQTKLQTPPGQPQAAGPKAGVAHLHENLLRFNPQLYRENSQHFLKQTVAHEVAHLIAHQLFGERIQPHGEEWQLIMRGVYELPPDRCHTYAVKRRQVTRYIYRCPCADSDFPFSSQRHGMVAQGRRYLCRRCRQTLVFTGETRVE, encoded by the coding sequence TTGTTTCCTGCAAGCCGAATCCTTTTTCAAACGAAGCTTCAAACGCCCCCAGGTCAGCCTCAAGCTGCGGGGCCAAAGGCCGGTGTCGCGCATTTGCACGAGAACCTGCTGCGTTTCAACCCACAGTTGTACCGCGAAAACAGCCAACATTTCCTGAAACAGACCGTGGCCCACGAAGTGGCGCACCTGATCGCCCACCAGTTGTTTGGTGAGCGCATCCAGCCCCACGGCGAGGAATGGCAACTGATCATGCGCGGGGTTTACGAACTGCCGCCGGACCGCTGCCACACCTATGCGGTGAAGCGCCGCCAGGTGACCCGCTACATCTACCGCTGCCCGTGTGCAGACAGCGACTTTCCGTTTTCCTCGCAGCGCCACGGGATGGTGGCTCAAGGACGGCGGTATTTGTGCAGACGGTGCCGGCAAACGCTGGTATTCACAGGGGAAACCCGGGTGGAGTGA
- a CDS encoding Yip1 family protein, translating to MIHHVVGLFTHPDQEWREIRGDKEESISHMYLTHTLILAAIPAVSAFIGTTQVGWVIGNRSPVMLTQESALWMTIMSYAAMLGGVAVMGAFIHWMARTYDANPSMSRCVAFATYTATPLFIGGLAALYPHMWLGMVVGTAAICYTVYLLYVGVPTFMNIDPDEGFLFSSSILAVGLVVLVAIMAFTVIVWGLGVGPIYTN from the coding sequence ATGATCCATCACGTCGTGGGGCTTTTTACCCATCCCGACCAGGAATGGCGGGAAATTCGTGGCGATAAGGAAGAAAGCATCAGCCACATGTACCTCACTCATACCCTGATTCTTGCGGCGATCCCCGCCGTATCCGCGTTTATCGGCACCACCCAGGTGGGCTGGGTCATCGGCAACCGTTCGCCGGTCATGCTGACTCAGGAAAGCGCGTTATGGATGACCATCATGTCGTACGCGGCCATGCTCGGCGGCGTGGCGGTGATGGGCGCGTTCATTCACTGGATGGCCCGCACCTACGACGCCAACCCCAGCATGTCGCGCTGCGTGGCCTTTGCCACCTATACCGCCACACCGCTGTTTATCGGCGGGCTCGCGGCGCTCTACCCGCATATGTGGCTGGGCATGGTGGTGGGCACGGCGGCGATTTGCTACACGGTGTACCTGCTGTATGTGGGCGTGCCGACTTTCATGAACATCGACCCGGATGAAGGCTTCCTGTTTTCCAGCTCGATATTGGCCGTAGGGCTGGTGGTGCTGGTGGCGATCATGGCGTTTACCGTAATCGTCTGGGGCCTGGGCGTGGGACCGATCTATACCAACTGA
- the ttcA gene encoding tRNA 2-thiocytidine(32) synthetase TtcA, whose protein sequence is MGTLTVNQNKLQKRLRRLAGEAVADFNMIEDGDKVMVCLSGGKDSYTLLDVLLHLQKVAPIKFEIVAVNMDQKQPGFPEHVLPAYLKELGVEYHIVEKDTYSVVKELIPEGKTTCSLCSRLRRGTLYTFADEIGATKMALGHHRDDIVETFFLNMFFNGSLKAMPPKLRADDGRNVVIRPLAYCNEKDIQAYSDFKQFPIIPCNLCGSQENLQRQVVKEMLVDWERKTPGRTESIFRSLQNVIPSQLADRNLFDFTSLKIDESAASRFVNVVNL, encoded by the coding sequence ATGGGCACTCTTACGGTCAACCAGAACAAACTGCAAAAACGCCTGCGTCGCCTGGCCGGTGAAGCGGTCGCCGATTTCAACATGATCGAGGACGGCGACAAGGTCATGGTCTGCCTCTCCGGTGGCAAAGACAGTTACACCCTGCTCGATGTACTGCTGCACCTGCAAAAGGTTGCACCGATCAAGTTCGAGATCGTGGCCGTGAACATGGACCAGAAACAGCCGGGCTTCCCGGAACACGTACTGCCGGCCTACCTCAAAGAACTGGGCGTCGAGTACCACATTGTCGAAAAAGACACCTATTCAGTGGTCAAGGAGCTGATCCCGGAAGGCAAGACCACCTGCTCGCTGTGCTCGCGCCTGCGTCGTGGCACGCTGTACACCTTTGCCGATGAAATCGGCGCGACCAAGATGGCCTTGGGGCATCACCGCGATGACATCGTTGAAACCTTCTTCCTCAATATGTTCTTCAACGGCTCGCTCAAGGCCATGCCGCCCAAGCTGCGGGCCGATGACGGGCGCAACGTGGTGATCCGCCCGTTGGCGTATTGCAACGAAAAGGACATCCAGGCTTACTCCGACTTCAAGCAGTTCCCGATCATCCCGTGCAACCTGTGCGGCTCCCAGGAGAACCTGCAGCGCCAGGTGGTCAAGGAGATGCTGGTGGACTGGGAGCGCAAGACCCCGGGCCGCACCGAAAGCATCTTCCGCAGCCTGCAGAACGTGATCCCCTCGCAGTTGGCCGACCGCAACCTGTTCGACTTCACCAGCCTGAAAATCGACGAGAGCGCCGCGTCGCGCTTCGTTAATGTGGTGAACCTCTGA
- a CDS encoding DNA-3-methyladenine glycosylase I — protein MRDYKWLHEYCLNRFGSAAELEAHLPVPKTPAQLRKISDDRYLSTLALRVFRAGLKHSVVDSKWPAFEQVFFGFDPEKVVLMGAEHLERLMQDTRIIRHLGKLKSVPRNAQMILDIEQEKGSFGAFIADWPVTDIVGLWKYLSKHGHQLGGLSAPRFLRMVGKDTFVPSYDVVAALNAQKIVDKAPTSLRDLATVQGAFNQWHAESGRPMCQLSMMLAYTVNH, from the coding sequence ATGCGCGATTACAAGTGGCTGCACGAATATTGTCTGAACCGCTTCGGTTCAGCGGCCGAGCTGGAAGCCCACCTGCCTGTACCCAAGACCCCGGCGCAATTGCGCAAGATCAGCGACGATCGCTACCTGTCGACCCTGGCGCTGCGGGTATTTCGCGCAGGCTTGAAGCACAGTGTGGTGGATTCGAAATGGCCTGCGTTCGAGCAGGTATTCTTCGGTTTTGACCCGGAAAAAGTCGTGCTGATGGGCGCCGAGCACCTGGAGCGCTTGATGCAGGACACGCGGATTATCCGGCACCTGGGCAAGCTCAAGAGCGTGCCGCGCAATGCGCAGATGATTCTGGATATTGAGCAAGAGAAGGGCAGCTTCGGTGCATTTATCGCCGACTGGCCGGTGACCGATATCGTCGGGCTCTGGAAGTACCTGAGCAAGCATGGCCATCAGTTGGGCGGGCTGTCGGCGCCGCGCTTTCTGCGCATGGTGGGCAAGGATACTTTTGTGCCGAGTTATGACGTAGTCGCGGCGTTGAACGCGCAGAAGATCGTCGACAAGGCGCCGACCAGCCTGCGTGACCTGGCGACGGTGCAGGGCGCCTTCAACCAGTGGCATGCCGAGAGTGGGCGGCCGATGTGCCAGCTGTCGATGATGCTGGCTTACACCGTCAACCACTGA
- a CDS encoding DUF2069 domain-containing protein: MARKPKVLPPQAWLEPRVKVARALSLLAFFALVGLLCGYYLFIADLHGARPWVILLIELVPLLILAPGMLLGSARGHSWLCFVVNLYFIKGALAAYDPNRQWFGVLEMLASLAVFCTALLYVRWRHQLNRRLAE; encoded by the coding sequence GTGGCCAGAAAGCCTAAGGTCCTGCCGCCCCAGGCGTGGCTGGAACCACGGGTCAAGGTGGCGCGAGCATTGAGCCTGCTGGCGTTTTTTGCGCTGGTGGGCTTGCTGTGCGGGTATTACTTGTTTATCGCCGACCTGCACGGTGCACGCCCGTGGGTGATCCTGCTGATCGAACTGGTGCCGCTGCTGATACTAGCGCCGGGGATGCTGCTGGGCAGCGCACGCGGGCATTCGTGGCTGTGCTTTGTGGTGAACCTGTATTTCATCAAGGGCGCGCTGGCGGCGTATGACCCGAACCGGCAGTGGTTCGGGGTGCTGGAGATGCTCGCGAGCTTGGCGGTGTTTTGCACGGCGCTGCTGTATGTACGCTGGCGGCATCAGCTCAATCGACGGTTGGCAGAATAA
- the wrbA gene encoding NAD(P)H:quinone oxidoreductase, producing the protein MTAPYVLVLYYSRNGSVSEMARQIARGIEQGGMEARLRTVPAISTECEAVAPSIPDEGALYASLDDLKNCSGLALGSPTRFGNMAAPLEYFLDGTSNLWLTGALVGKPAGVFTSTASLHGGQETTLMSMLLPLLHHGMLITGLPYSEQALLDTQGGGTPYGASHHSGPDGKRLLDQHEITLCRALGLRLASTATLLENGRGQKA; encoded by the coding sequence GTGACTGCGCCGTATGTGCTGGTGTTGTATTACAGCCGCAATGGCTCGGTCAGCGAAATGGCCCGGCAGATCGCCCGGGGCATCGAGCAAGGCGGGATGGAGGCGCGTTTGCGCACCGTGCCGGCAATCTCCACCGAGTGCGAAGCCGTGGCGCCGAGCATCCCGGATGAAGGCGCGCTGTATGCCAGCCTCGACGACTTGAAGAATTGTTCGGGCCTGGCCCTGGGCAGCCCGACGCGCTTCGGCAATATGGCCGCGCCGCTCGAGTACTTCCTCGATGGCACCAGCAACCTGTGGCTCACTGGCGCGCTCGTCGGCAAGCCTGCCGGCGTATTCACTTCCACCGCCAGCCTGCACGGCGGCCAGGAAACCACGCTGATGTCGATGCTGCTGCCGTTGCTGCACCACGGCATGCTGATCACCGGCCTGCCGTACAGCGAACAGGCTCTGCTCGACACCCAGGGCGGCGGCACGCCGTACGGCGCCAGCCACCACTCAGGGCCCGACGGCAAGCGCCTGCTCGATCAGCATGAAATCACCCTGTGCCGCGCCCTGGGTCTGCGCCTGGCCAGCACCGCCACGCTGCTGGAGAACGGCCGTGGCCAGAAAGCCTAA